The Anaerolineales bacterium genome contains the following window.
TGGCGGCAGGCCGATTGCGCTTCGGCTGCCGCTCGCCGGTCTATCGGCGGAACGTCCGCCTGAGGCCAGATGCTTTCCACCCAGCGGGCTAGGTGCTCGAACCTGATCGACTAGGCGAACCCGATTTCGGAGGAGTCTCCCACGTTAAGGGATTGCTGGCGGCCGATCACCCGCGCCTCGCGGCCGATCAGGGAACCGGCCAGGCTGGCGCCCTGAATCTGCGATCCGGCATCGACGATCGAGTCCTGGATCACCGAGCGCACGATCTCGCACTCGGCCCCGATGCTGACATGGGGTCCAATGACGGACTCCTGCACCACGGCCGACGGATCGACATACACCGGCGGCACAATCACCACGCCCTGGCGGGTGGCGGCCTGGGCGGAGTTGTCGCTGCCGGTCGCCAGCAGGTGGCGGTTGGTCTCCAGCAGGCTGTCGGCATTGCCGCAATCCAGCCAGACGTCGACCGGAGCGGTGCGCATCTTCAGGCCCTCATCGAGCAGGATGTTGATGGCGTCGGCCAGGAAGAACTCGCCCTGCAGGCGTTGGCCGCTCGCCATCTGCTTCTCGATGGCCGATAGCAGCGCTTCTCCCTGCGGGAAGAAATAGCCGCCGACGACGACCAGGTTGTTGCTGGCGTCCTCAGGCTTCTCCACCAGGCGGCGCACGCTGCCATCCGGCCGCACCTCGGCCACGCCGAACCGGCGCGGATCCGGCACGGCCTTGACCCAGGCGACAGCCTCAGGCCGATCCGGCTGCAGGCTGGAAAAGTCCGTGTCGATCAGGGTGTCGACATAGATTGTGAGGATCGGTCCGTGCAGATACTCGCGCGCTAGCCACACGGCATGCGACTGGCCGAGCATCTCGGTCTGTTCGAGATAGCGAGCCTGTAGGCGGGGGTAGTGCTCGGCCACGTAGGTCTCGACCTGACGGCCGAGGTAACCAACGATGAAGACGACCTCTTCGACGTCCGGCAAGTCGGCGAACATGTCGAGCACGTGGCCCAGCACGGCCTTGCCGGCCACTGAGACCAGCGGCTTGGGCTTGGACCACGTATGCGGACGCAGGCGCGTGCCGTAGCCGGCCATGGGAATCACGATTCTCATAGGGGGGGCCGCTCCTTGTGCCAGCCGGTTGCCTGCTGGTAGGCGTGCGTCGCCTGGAAGAGCGCCGCTTCGCCCAGGGCCGGCGCCATCAACTGCATGCCGATCGGCAGTCCGTCGGCGTCCCGGCCGACCGGGAAAGCCATCCCCGGAACGCCGGCCAGGTTGGCCGGAAGCGTAAACACATCTTCCAGGTACATCGCCAGCGGATCGTCTCCGTGAGCGCCGATGGCGAAAGCAGTCGTCGGCGCGACCGGACAGCCGATCAGGTCAACCTGCTGAAATGCCAGATCGAAGTCTTGCTTGATCAGGGTGCGCACTTTCTGGGCCTGGCCGTAGTAGGCGTCGTAGTAGCCTGCCGACAGGGCATAGGTGCCCAGCATGATCCGGCGTTTGACCTCGGGGCCGAACAGGCGGCCGCGCGTCTCCAGATACTGGTCGAGCAACTCCTGCCCGGGAAGGCGGGGTCCGAAGCGGATCCCGTCGTAGCGGGCCAGGTTAGCGGAGGCCTCCGCCGGGGCAATCACATAGTACACCGGAAGCGCCAGGTCGGTGTGCGGCAGGCTGATCGGCACGGCCTGCGCGCCCAATGCCACCAGCGTCTCGACGGCCTGGCGGACGCCGCCCTCGACGTCGGGGTGGATGCCTTCGATGAAGTACTCGCGGGGGACGCCGATTCGCACGCCCCGCAAATCGCCTTCCAGCGGGATCGGGGTCAGGACGTCCTGGCGTGAGGTCGAATCCAGCGGATCGAATCCGGCCATGCCCTGGTAAATCGGCAGCAGGTCGGCCGCCGATCGGGCGAGACCGCCGATGCAGTCCAGCGATGAGCCATAGGCAATCAGACCGTAGCGCGAGACCCGGCCGTAGCTGGGCTTGAGTCCGGTGATGCCGCAAAACGATGCCGGCTGGCGGATCGAGCCGCCGGTGTCGGTGGCCAGCGCAGCCAGGCACAGCCCGGCGGCGACGGCGGCCGCTGGTCCCCCGGACGACCCGCCGGGGACGCGCTCCAGGCTCCAGGGGTTGTGCGTGACGCCATAGGCCGAGTTCTCGGTGGACGACCCCATGGCGAATTCGTCGGTGTTGGCCTTGCCCAGAACCACCACGCCCTGGTCGAGCAGTCGTTGGACGGCGGTCGCCGTGTACGGAGGTCGGAACCCTTCCAGGATGCGCGAACCGCAAGTGGTGGGTACCCCCGCAAGGCACAGCACGTCCTTAACGGCCATCGGCAACCCGATCAGCGGCGGCAGGTCGCCGGAGCCTTGCCGTCGGGCCTGGGCTAGATGGGAATCAGCCTGGTCCGCCTGCGATAGCGCCAGCTCCGGCGTCAGCGCCAGGTAGGCATGCAGGTGTTCATCGAGGAGAGCGATTCGATCCAGGTGGGCTTGCGCCAGTTCGCGCGCCGAGAACTGCCCGGCCCGCAGCCCGGCGGCGGCTTCCAGCAGGGTGAGATCTGTCAGTCGAGTCATGCCGGTGGCCGGTCGGTGCCCAGTCCGTTCAGGCCTCAGGCGTCGAAGACGGGAGGAATGCGGAAGAGCTCGCCCTCGGCGTCGGGTGCGTTCTCCAGAATGCGCTCACGGTTGGCGGACTCCAGGGGTACATCCGGGCGTAAGCGGGCCTGGACCGGGAGCACGCTAGCCGTCGGCGGGATGGCGGTGGTGTCCACCCCGGAGAGACGGGCGGCATGCTCCAGAATCGACGACAGCTGCTGCTGGAAGCGTTGCTCTTCTGCGGGCGTCAGCGACAATCGGGCCAGGCGGGCGATATGCCGGACTTCATCGAGGGTCAGCGTCATGGGAGAGCGATTATAGCAGACGGTGCGGACGCCAACGCTGGATCATCGGTCAGCTTGGGAAGTGTGTTGCGGGCCTTCGGCGAGCGCGAGACGAGGTCAGCCAGCCGAGTGGGATTCGGGGGAGTCGGGGTCATCGACCGCCAGCCGGGCACCCAGCTCGCGCAACGCCACGTCCACCATGCCATCCGGCTCGACGTAGACCTCGCCGACCGAGCCGGGCCCAGCCTCTGGCCGCGAGCCATGCCTGCGGCCAACCCATCTGCGCCGTATCGGCCTAGCCTCCACCTTCACGAGAGTGTCCATCCTACAATCCACCATATCCAGGTTTCCTTCGTGGCCCCGCCCTATATATATGGTATGGACATTCGGGGTCCAGTGGCCTTACGGTTTCACTACAGGCCCAGTTCTAGCACATTTGTGTTAGGGAAGGATTAACCCCTAGGCCGCTTGCCGGGGTCTGAAGGGGTGAGATTCCACCGGTTCCGGGGAGCCTGTGGAGCAGCGCCGTAGTCAGGGATGGCCAATCCCGGCACCGGCGTGG
Protein-coding sequences here:
- the gatC gene encoding Asp-tRNA(Asn)/Glu-tRNA(Gln) amidotransferase subunit GatC: MTLTLDEVRHIARLARLSLTPAEEQRFQQQLSSILEHAARLSGVDTTAIPPTASVLPVQARLRPDVPLESANRERILENAPDAEGELFRIPPVFDA
- the gatA gene encoding Asp-tRNA(Asn)/Glu-tRNA(Gln) amidotransferase subunit GatA, with amino-acid sequence MTRLTDLTLLEAAAGLRAGQFSARELAQAHLDRIALLDEHLHAYLALTPELALSQADQADSHLAQARRQGSGDLPPLIGLPMAVKDVLCLAGVPTTCGSRILEGFRPPYTATAVQRLLDQGVVVLGKANTDEFAMGSSTENSAYGVTHNPWSLERVPGGSSGGPAAAVAAGLCLAALATDTGGSIRQPASFCGITGLKPSYGRVSRYGLIAYGSSLDCIGGLARSAADLLPIYQGMAGFDPLDSTSRQDVLTPIPLEGDLRGVRIGVPREYFIEGIHPDVEGGVRQAVETLVALGAQAVPISLPHTDLALPVYYVIAPAEASANLARYDGIRFGPRLPGQELLDQYLETRGRLFGPEVKRRIMLGTYALSAGYYDAYYGQAQKVRTLIKQDFDLAFQQVDLIGCPVAPTTAFAIGAHGDDPLAMYLEDVFTLPANLAGVPGMAFPVGRDADGLPIGMQLMAPALGEAALFQATHAYQQATGWHKERPPL
- a CDS encoding sugar phosphate nucleotidyltransferase, with product MRIVIPMAGYGTRLRPHTWSKPKPLVSVAGKAVLGHVLDMFADLPDVEEVVFIVGYLGRQVETYVAEHYPRLQARYLEQTEMLGQSHAVWLAREYLHGPILTIYVDTLIDTDFSSLQPDRPEAVAWVKAVPDPRRFGVAEVRPDGSVRRLVEKPEDASNNLVVVGGYFFPQGEALLSAIEKQMASGQRLQGEFFLADAINILLDEGLKMRTAPVDVWLDCGNADSLLETNRHLLATGSDNSAQAATRQGVVIVPPVYVDPSAVVQESVIGPHVSIGAECEIVRSVIQDSIVDAGSQIQGASLAGSLIGREARVIGRQQSLNVGDSSEIGFA